Proteins co-encoded in one Kribbella qitaiheensis genomic window:
- a CDS encoding MBL fold metallo-hydrolase, with translation MLIAGFPAGSWGTNCYVVATGQGAECIVIDPGQEATAGVEQVVRENKLKPVAVLLTHGHIDHMFSVLPVCGAYDSTAWIHPDDRHLLSDPMAGISAESARMLLGGNHTFAEPDDVAELEDGLSLELAGLRFAVDHTPGHTKGSVTFTTPYDGPEDVPAILFSGDVLFAGSIGRTDLPGGDHPAMLHTLATKILPMRDEIVVLPGHGGQTTIGREKATNPYLQDLEISK, from the coding sequence GTGCTCATCGCCGGGTTCCCCGCGGGTTCGTGGGGTACGAACTGCTACGTCGTCGCCACCGGCCAGGGCGCGGAGTGCATCGTCATCGACCCCGGTCAGGAGGCGACCGCGGGGGTCGAGCAGGTAGTTCGCGAGAACAAGCTGAAGCCGGTCGCGGTGCTGCTCACCCACGGCCACATCGACCACATGTTCTCGGTGCTGCCGGTCTGCGGCGCCTACGACAGCACCGCCTGGATCCACCCGGACGACCGGCACCTGCTCAGCGACCCGATGGCCGGGATCAGCGCGGAGAGTGCCCGGATGCTGCTCGGCGGTAACCACACGTTCGCCGAGCCCGACGACGTCGCCGAACTCGAGGACGGGCTGAGCCTCGAACTCGCCGGCCTGCGGTTCGCGGTCGACCACACTCCCGGGCACACGAAGGGCTCGGTCACCTTCACCACTCCGTACGACGGGCCGGAGGACGTGCCCGCCATTTTGTTCTCCGGGGACGTGTTGTTCGCCGGATCGATCGGCCGGACGGATCTGCCAGGCGGCGATCATCCGGCGATGCTGCATACGTTGGCCACCAAGATCCTGCCGATGCGCGACGAGATCGTCGTCCTGCCGGGTCATGGTGGCCAGACCACGATCGGCCGGGAAAAAGCGACCAACCCTTACCTGCAGGACCTGGAGATATCGAAATGA
- the hisS gene encoding histidine--tRNA ligase, giving the protein MSKIGPMSGFPEFLPADRIVEQHFLDVVRETFELHGFASIETRAVEPVERLSNQGEDADKEIYGVRRLAADGEDSASIGLHFDLTVPFARYVLEHAGKLAFPFRRYQIQKVWRGERPQEGRYREFTQADIDIVDSGELPNHYEVELPLVIAEALGKLPVPEFVIKVNNRKIPEGFYRGLGLTDVATVLRIVDKIDKLGPDKVVERLIESGATDKQARLAVQLADISSTDTSFVEKVRALGVEHEILDDGLEQLSQVMAAAIEHAPGLLQADLRIARGLDYYTGAVYEIYLVGDESFGSMGGGGRYDALASDGKTTYPGVGISIGISRLVHRLISKGLLKGTRSTPTAVLVALNNEDERSDALRTAAALRARGIPVEVAPAAAKFGKQIKFADRRGIPFVWFSTENGPEVKDIRSGEQVPADPATWTPPAHDVRPSIETPQEIS; this is encoded by the coding sequence ATGAGCAAGATCGGACCCATGAGCGGGTTCCCCGAATTCCTTCCCGCGGACCGGATCGTCGAGCAGCACTTCCTCGATGTCGTCCGCGAGACGTTCGAGCTGCACGGCTTCGCGTCGATCGAGACGCGTGCCGTGGAGCCGGTCGAGCGACTCTCGAACCAGGGCGAGGACGCGGACAAGGAGATCTACGGCGTACGCCGGCTCGCGGCCGACGGCGAGGACAGCGCGAGCATCGGGCTGCACTTCGACCTCACGGTGCCCTTCGCCCGCTATGTGCTGGAGCACGCCGGCAAGCTGGCGTTCCCGTTCCGCCGCTACCAGATCCAGAAGGTCTGGCGGGGCGAGCGCCCGCAGGAGGGTCGCTACCGCGAGTTCACCCAGGCCGACATCGACATCGTGGACAGCGGCGAACTGCCGAACCACTACGAGGTCGAGCTGCCGCTGGTGATCGCCGAGGCACTGGGCAAACTGCCGGTGCCGGAGTTCGTCATCAAGGTGAACAACCGCAAGATCCCCGAGGGGTTCTACCGCGGGCTCGGCCTGACCGACGTGGCCACCGTGCTGCGGATCGTCGACAAGATCGACAAGTTGGGGCCCGACAAGGTGGTCGAGCGGCTGATCGAGTCCGGCGCCACCGACAAGCAGGCGAGGCTGGCCGTTCAGCTGGCCGACATCTCCAGCACCGACACCTCCTTCGTCGAGAAGGTCCGGGCGCTCGGGGTCGAGCACGAGATCCTCGACGATGGCCTCGAGCAGCTGAGCCAGGTGATGGCGGCCGCCATCGAGCACGCTCCGGGTCTGCTGCAGGCCGACCTCCGGATCGCGCGCGGGCTGGACTACTACACCGGCGCGGTCTACGAGATCTACCTGGTCGGGGACGAGTCCTTCGGCTCGATGGGTGGCGGCGGCCGGTACGACGCCCTCGCGAGCGACGGCAAGACGACGTATCCGGGGGTCGGGATCTCGATCGGCATCTCGCGGCTCGTCCACCGGCTGATCAGCAAGGGCCTGCTGAAGGGCACCCGCAGTACGCCGACCGCCGTACTGGTTGCCCTCAACAACGAAGACGAGCGCTCGGACGCCCTCCGGACGGCGGCAGCCCTGCGCGCACGGGGGATCCCGGTCGAGGTGGCTCCGGCCGCGGCCAAGTTCGGCAAGCAGATCAAGTTCGCTGATCGCCGCGGCATCCCGTTCGTCTGGTTCAGCACCGAGAACGGCCCAGAGGTCAAAGACATTCGCAGCGGTGAGCAGGTGCCGGCCGATCCGGCGACCTGGACCCCGCCCGCGCACGACGTACGCCCCAGCATCGAAACCCCTCAGGAGATCTCGTGA
- the aspS gene encoding aspartate--tRNA ligase, with protein MIRTHSAGSLRAEHNGQTVTLAGWVARRRDHGGVAFIDLRDSSGTVQVVIRDEEAAGELRAEYCLKIVGAVSPRPEGNANPNLPTGEIEVIALEGTGVEVLSEAAPLPFPVEEHHATPVNEEVRLKYRYLDLRRQGPGAALRLRSKVNSAARNVLAKHDFVEIETPTLTKSTPEGARDFLVPARLNPGSWYALPQSPQLFKQLLMVAGMERYYQIARCYRDEDFRADRQPEFTQLDVEMSFVDQDDIIALSEEILTELWKLAGYEVQTPIQRMTYAEAMARFGSDKPDLRMGLELVECTDYFKNTPFRVFQAQYVGAVVMPGGADQPRKQLDAWQEWAKQRGARGLAYVLVGQDGELAGPVAKNLSEEERAGLADHVGAKPGDCIFFAAGAVKSSRALLGAARLEIGRRGGLIDESTWSFVWVVDAPLFEPADDATAAGDVAVGSGAWTAVHHAFTSPKPDSLETFDTDPGSALAYAYDIVCNGNEIGGGSIRIHREDVQKRVFKVMGLTDEEATEKFGFLLDAFKFGAPPHGGIAFGWDRITALLAGADSIRDVIAFPKSGGGFDPLTSAPAPITAAQRKEAGVDAKPAPKGEEKSAPKE; from the coding sequence GTGATCCGTACCCATTCCGCCGGCTCGCTACGGGCCGAGCACAACGGGCAGACCGTCACGCTGGCGGGCTGGGTGGCGCGGCGGCGTGACCACGGCGGCGTCGCGTTCATCGACCTGCGCGACTCCAGCGGTACGGTCCAGGTCGTCATCCGGGACGAGGAGGCCGCGGGCGAACTGCGCGCGGAGTACTGCCTGAAGATCGTCGGCGCAGTCTCGCCGCGCCCCGAGGGTAATGCGAACCCGAACCTGCCGACCGGCGAGATCGAGGTCATCGCCCTTGAAGGCACAGGGGTCGAGGTTCTGTCTGAAGCCGCGCCGCTGCCGTTCCCGGTCGAGGAGCACCACGCGACGCCGGTGAACGAGGAGGTCCGGCTCAAGTACCGGTACCTCGACCTGCGTCGCCAGGGTCCGGGGGCCGCACTGCGGCTGCGGAGCAAGGTGAACAGCGCGGCCCGGAACGTGCTCGCGAAGCACGACTTCGTCGAGATCGAGACGCCGACGCTGACCAAGTCGACGCCGGAAGGCGCCCGCGACTTCCTGGTCCCGGCCCGCCTCAACCCCGGCTCGTGGTACGCGCTGCCGCAGTCGCCGCAGCTGTTCAAGCAGCTGCTGATGGTGGCCGGGATGGAGCGGTACTACCAGATCGCGCGCTGCTACCGCGACGAGGACTTCCGCGCCGACCGGCAGCCGGAGTTCACCCAGCTCGACGTCGAGATGAGCTTCGTCGACCAGGACGACATCATCGCGCTGTCCGAGGAGATCCTGACCGAGCTGTGGAAGCTCGCCGGGTACGAGGTGCAGACGCCGATCCAGCGGATGACGTACGCCGAGGCGATGGCTCGCTTCGGCAGCGACAAGCCGGACCTGCGGATGGGTCTGGAGCTGGTGGAGTGCACGGACTACTTCAAGAACACGCCGTTCCGGGTGTTCCAGGCGCAGTACGTCGGCGCGGTCGTGATGCCGGGTGGCGCCGACCAGCCCCGTAAGCAGCTGGACGCGTGGCAGGAGTGGGCGAAGCAGCGTGGTGCGCGCGGTCTCGCGTACGTGCTGGTCGGTCAGGACGGCGAGCTCGCTGGTCCGGTCGCCAAGAACCTGTCCGAGGAAGAGCGTGCGGGGCTGGCCGATCACGTCGGTGCGAAGCCGGGCGACTGCATCTTCTTCGCGGCCGGTGCGGTCAAGTCGTCGCGGGCGCTGCTCGGTGCGGCGCGGCTGGAGATCGGCCGGCGCGGTGGGCTGATCGACGAGTCGACCTGGTCGTTCGTCTGGGTCGTCGACGCGCCGCTGTTCGAGCCGGCCGATGACGCGACTGCCGCTGGTGACGTGGCTGTCGGTTCGGGTGCGTGGACCGCGGTGCACCACGCGTTCACGTCGCCGAAGCCGGACTCGCTGGAGACGTTCGACACGGATCCGGGCAGTGCGCTCGCCTACGCGTACGACATCGTCTGCAACGGCAACGAGATCGGTGGTGGGTCGATCCGTATCCACCGCGAGGACGTGCAGAAGCGCGTGTTCAAGGTGATGGGACTGACGGACGAGGAGGCGACCGAGAAGTTCGGCTTCCTGCTCGACGCGTTCAAGTTCGGCGCGCCGCCGCACGGCGGGATCGCGTTCGGCTGGGACCGGATCACCGCGCTGCTGGCCGGCGCCGACTCGATCCGCGACGTGATCGCGTTCCCGAAGTCGGGCGGCGGCTTCGACCCGCTGACCTCGGCCCCGGCGCCGATCACCGCCGCCCAGCGCAAGGAAGCCGGCGTCGACGCCAAGCCGGCGCCCAAGGGCGAAGAGAAGAGCGCACCGAAGGAATAG
- a CDS encoding glycoside hydrolase family 19 protein — MTVGYINTTETKLPGVPDCVVNPNPPTGDVTLADVQGMFGSRIANPSLVQTGLPSLNQAMRDANINTPYRKAAFLATLVHESRLEYNIREIGDTRVYGGRGYIQLTGDFNYGPAGRYFGIDLLGNPELARSLQWSAPIARWYWTVARNINPMADALNMGKVNAAIGYPAGAEDQRRCDSFKNAIRYLTGSVPAGVICTRSKAFSGDTSKLTRAQFDALGKTPGTVG; from the coding sequence GTGACCGTTGGATACATCAACACGACGGAGACCAAGCTTCCCGGCGTACCGGACTGCGTCGTCAACCCGAATCCGCCGACCGGCGACGTCACGCTGGCCGACGTACAAGGCATGTTCGGCAGCAGGATCGCGAATCCCTCGCTCGTGCAGACCGGTCTCCCGTCGCTGAACCAGGCGATGCGCGACGCGAACATCAACACGCCGTACCGCAAGGCCGCCTTCCTGGCCACGCTGGTGCACGAGTCACGGCTGGAGTACAACATTCGCGAGATCGGCGACACCCGCGTGTACGGCGGTCGCGGCTACATTCAGCTGACCGGTGACTTCAACTACGGACCCGCCGGCCGGTACTTCGGGATCGACCTACTCGGCAACCCCGAACTGGCCCGCTCGCTGCAGTGGAGCGCCCCGATCGCCCGCTGGTACTGGACGGTGGCCCGCAACATCAACCCGATGGCCGATGCGTTGAACATGGGCAAGGTGAACGCGGCGATCGGTTACCCGGCCGGTGCCGAGGACCAGCGCCGCTGCGACTCCTTCAAGAACGCGATCCGCTACCTCACCGGCTCGGTCCCGGCGGGCGTGATCTGCACGCGGTCGAAGGCGTTCTCTGGTGACACCAGCAAGCTGACCCGGGCCCAGTTCGACGCCCTCGGCAAAACCCCGGGCACCGTCGGCTGA
- a CDS encoding glycoside hydrolase family 19 protein, whose protein sequence is MPKPRFRRLLISVLALAGLTAGGLIAATPAQAAVFQTYGSGVNVRADAYLSSAIVRTLSGPTSIDVDCQKEGDLVTVSGGSSKWWAHVPAFGGYVTVAYVAIPEDKLPGVPECGGTPPPTGGDITLADVQGMFGSRIANPSLVQTGLPSLNQAMRDANINTPYRKAAFLATLVHESRLEYNIREIGDTRVYGGRGYIQLTGDFNYGPAGRYFGIDLLGNPELARSLQWSAPIARWYWTVARNINPMADALNMGKVNAAIGYPAGAEDQRRCDSFKNAIRYLTGSVPAGVICTRSKAFSGDTSKLTRAQFDALGKVGGGLG, encoded by the coding sequence ATGCCGAAGCCCAGATTCCGCCGTCTCCTCATCTCAGTCCTGGCCCTGGCCGGGCTCACCGCCGGCGGTCTGATCGCCGCCACCCCGGCGCAGGCCGCCGTCTTCCAGACCTATGGGAGCGGGGTCAACGTCCGCGCCGACGCGTACCTGTCGTCAGCCATTGTCCGCACTCTGTCCGGTCCCACGTCCATCGATGTGGACTGCCAGAAGGAAGGCGACCTGGTCACCGTGTCCGGCGGTTCCAGCAAGTGGTGGGCGCACGTCCCCGCCTTCGGTGGGTACGTGACCGTCGCCTATGTGGCGATCCCCGAGGACAAGCTCCCCGGCGTACCGGAGTGTGGCGGTACGCCGCCGCCGACCGGTGGCGACATCACGCTGGCCGACGTGCAAGGCATGTTCGGCAGCAGGATCGCGAATCCCTCGCTCGTGCAGACCGGTCTCCCGTCGCTGAACCAGGCGATGCGCGACGCGAACATCAACACGCCGTACCGCAAGGCCGCCTTCCTGGCCACGCTGGTGCACGAGTCACGGCTGGAGTACAACATTCGCGAGATCGGCGACACCCGCGTGTACGGCGGTCGCGGCTACATTCAGCTGACCGGTGACTTCAACTACGGACCCGCCGGCCGGTACTTCGGGATCGACCTACTCGGCAACCCCGAACTGGCCCGCTCGCTGCAGTGGAGCGCCCCGATCGCCCGCTGGTACTGGACGGTGGCCCGCAACATCAACCCGATGGCCGATGCGTTGAACATGGGCAAGGTGAACGCGGCGATCGGTTACCCGGCCGGTGCCGAGGACCAGCGCCGCTGCGACTCCTTCAAGAACGCGATCCGCTACCTCACCGGCTCGGTCCCGGCGGGCGTGATCTGCACCCGGTCGAAGGCCTTCTCTGGTGACACCAGCAAGCTGACCCGGGCCCAGTTCGACGCCCTCGGCAAGGTGGGCGGCGGCCTCGGCTGA
- a CDS encoding GntR family transcriptional regulator: protein MIISVDPAAARPPYEQVKQQIEALIRRGELAQGTRLPTVRQLAGDLGLAVNTVARAYKELEAGQLVETRGRNGTFVLASRSQVDDEETLAAATVFARAARRAGLSVAEATRVLQKAW from the coding sequence ATGATCATCTCGGTAGATCCGGCCGCCGCCCGGCCGCCGTACGAGCAGGTGAAACAGCAGATCGAAGCGCTGATCCGGCGAGGTGAGTTGGCGCAGGGAACCCGGCTGCCGACTGTTCGCCAGTTGGCCGGCGACCTGGGGCTGGCGGTGAACACGGTCGCCCGTGCGTACAAGGAGCTGGAAGCGGGCCAACTGGTCGAGACCCGCGGCCGCAACGGCACCTTCGTGCTGGCCTCCCGCAGCCAGGTCGACGACGAAGAGACCCTCGCCGCCGCCACGGTCTTCGCCCGAGCCGCCCGCCGGGCAGGCCTCAGCGTCGCCGAAGCCACCCGAGTCCTCCAGAAGGCCTGGTAA
- a CDS encoding GxGYxYP domain-containing protein: MVSRRTFLAGSGAVTAGGFGLLPGLQSTALAAPSSTSGSPARLLPAFARPHHLHYGDVSKLNGADQTLLTTLQGVVNRARPELYFSFDTGTMSTPDAKWLADMRLPTTTYKNPLDLVAKYRHRVRGAIVHDPAVPDSLNVATTLAGLEDAVVANADQAKAHGLRIVKDLRGMFDDDRVKTYRWQLDNLFPRVTHKLLAGLPPTRVVPVENVQWKEIARETRQIRDSSNRGSYDLDVSAELGKEAVYVRFADSFTDDGWGGSVAEVTVKANGTQIAHFLPGTPDEAQYLFDGVNSSIGGEANRFSDGGGYFIYRFEPPAGTTSLVITATMWNQYLVAATDTAPTRIEPFAYFRDYVVATKALVSWLPPGGETGDLLIEHFAKYPTLAPYMGWFANDVSGEWDGVDLASQGGSPVIAADFYMNGTVHAGFTAPISDKVRPVRRISKPKNKVYLTLTFGEGDNIQYCQRHMRDLWDDPKRGEAPANWTISPLLLETGPGLFSHFQRTATANDLLVCGPSGAGYTYPGSWKPDQFTQFLKLTGSVLRRTGINQVYSYSHRENDKWVLLSEEIARGFAKYTPLKGIMQTWDGDLLAVRQGGLPIVGQWGAPGKAAEYKAALDARVAQWDGAAPLFISGGINAWSWTPSDIADLAALLGDPYELILANTFFDLLNRTL, from the coding sequence ATGGTCTCGAGACGAACGTTCCTGGCAGGCAGCGGCGCGGTGACGGCAGGTGGGTTCGGGCTACTCCCGGGCCTCCAATCGACCGCGCTGGCCGCCCCTTCCTCGACGTCCGGCAGTCCCGCCCGGCTGCTGCCGGCCTTCGCTCGCCCGCACCACCTGCACTACGGCGACGTCAGCAAGCTGAACGGCGCCGACCAGACGTTGCTTACAACGTTGCAAGGCGTGGTCAACCGCGCCAGGCCCGAGCTCTACTTCAGCTTCGACACCGGCACCATGAGTACGCCGGACGCCAAATGGCTGGCCGACATGCGCCTGCCAACCACGACGTACAAGAACCCCTTGGACCTGGTGGCCAAGTACCGGCATCGCGTCCGCGGCGCCATCGTCCACGATCCCGCCGTCCCCGACTCGCTGAACGTCGCGACCACCCTGGCCGGGCTGGAGGACGCGGTCGTCGCCAACGCCGATCAGGCCAAAGCGCACGGTCTGCGAATCGTCAAGGACCTGCGCGGGATGTTCGACGACGACCGGGTGAAGACGTACCGGTGGCAGCTCGACAACCTGTTCCCGCGGGTCACCCACAAGCTGCTCGCCGGCCTGCCGCCGACCCGGGTGGTGCCGGTCGAGAACGTGCAGTGGAAGGAGATCGCCCGCGAGACCCGGCAGATCCGCGACTCGTCGAACCGCGGCAGCTACGACCTCGATGTGTCGGCCGAGCTCGGTAAGGAGGCCGTCTACGTCCGGTTCGCCGACTCGTTCACCGACGACGGCTGGGGTGGCTCGGTCGCCGAGGTGACGGTGAAGGCGAACGGCACCCAGATCGCCCACTTCCTGCCGGGCACTCCGGACGAGGCGCAGTACCTGTTCGACGGCGTCAACTCGTCGATCGGCGGCGAGGCCAACCGCTTCAGCGACGGCGGTGGTTACTTCATCTACCGCTTCGAACCACCCGCCGGTACGACGTCCTTGGTGATCACAGCCACGATGTGGAATCAGTATCTGGTCGCGGCGACCGACACCGCACCGACCCGGATCGAACCGTTCGCGTACTTCCGCGACTACGTGGTCGCCACCAAGGCTCTGGTGAGCTGGCTGCCCCCGGGCGGTGAGACCGGGGACCTGCTGATCGAGCACTTCGCGAAGTACCCGACGCTCGCGCCGTACATGGGCTGGTTCGCCAATGACGTCAGTGGCGAGTGGGACGGCGTCGACCTCGCCTCGCAAGGCGGTTCGCCGGTGATCGCGGCCGACTTCTACATGAACGGGACGGTCCACGCCGGATTCACCGCACCGATCTCGGACAAGGTCCGGCCGGTCCGGCGGATCAGCAAGCCGAAGAACAAGGTCTATCTGACGCTGACCTTCGGCGAGGGCGACAACATCCAGTACTGCCAGCGGCACATGCGCGATCTGTGGGACGACCCGAAGCGTGGTGAGGCTCCGGCCAACTGGACCATCAGTCCGCTGCTCCTGGAGACCGGTCCGGGGTTGTTCAGCCACTTCCAGCGGACCGCGACGGCCAACGACCTGCTGGTCTGCGGACCGTCGGGTGCGGGCTACACCTACCCGGGATCGTGGAAGCCCGACCAGTTCACGCAGTTCCTGAAGCTGACCGGCTCGGTGCTGCGCCGGACCGGGATAAACCAGGTGTACTCCTACAGCCACCGCGAGAACGACAAGTGGGTGCTGCTGTCGGAGGAGATCGCCCGCGGGTTCGCGAAGTACACGCCGCTGAAGGGGATCATGCAGACCTGGGACGGCGATCTGCTGGCGGTCCGCCAGGGTGGTCTGCCGATCGTCGGGCAATGGGGCGCACCCGGCAAGGCAGCGGAGTACAAGGCCGCGCTGGACGCCCGGGTCGCGCAGTGGGACGGCGCGGCCCCGCTGTTCATCTCCGGCGGTATCAACGCCTGGTCGTGGACCCCGTCGGACATCGCGGACCTGGCCGCACTGCTCGGCGACCCGTACGAACTGATCCTGGCAAACACCTTCTTCGACCTGCTGAACCGCACGCTGTAA
- a CDS encoding AMIN-like domain-containing (lipo)protein, with protein sequence MLNTVRHPVRITLASLAVAAVTAGGAVAVPAQASPIRAERGSSCATYWGSLPEANTRWSATAVHDIRTGQHPCFDRLVVDLAGKSAAYRVSYVSVVVQDGSGTPIALRGGAKLRIDIEANSYDADGRPTYPLKNFREVTSVAGYDTFRQVAWGGSFEGRTTLALGVRARLPFQTHLIPGPANTTRLVIDVAHHW encoded by the coding sequence ATGCTCAACACCGTTCGACACCCTGTCCGGATCACCCTCGCCTCACTTGCCGTGGCAGCCGTCACCGCGGGCGGCGCGGTCGCCGTACCGGCGCAGGCCAGTCCGATCCGGGCCGAACGCGGCAGCAGTTGCGCGACCTACTGGGGATCGTTGCCTGAGGCAAACACTCGCTGGTCCGCGACCGCGGTGCACGACATCCGCACCGGACAGCATCCTTGTTTCGACCGGCTGGTCGTCGATCTCGCGGGCAAGTCGGCCGCCTATCGCGTCTCCTACGTCTCAGTGGTGGTCCAGGACGGCTCCGGTACGCCGATCGCGCTGCGCGGCGGGGCCAAGCTCCGGATCGACATCGAGGCCAACTCCTACGACGCGGACGGCCGGCCGACGTACCCGTTGAAGAACTTCCGCGAGGTCACCAGCGTGGCCGGGTACGACACCTTCCGCCAGGTGGCCTGGGGCGGCAGCTTCGAAGGCCGGACGACTCTGGCGCTCGGCGTCCGGGCCCGGCTGCCGTTCCAGACCCATCTGATTCCGGGTCCCGCCAACACCACCCGCCTGGTCATCGACGTAGCCCACCACTGGTAA